From a region of the Archocentrus centrarchus isolate MPI-CPG fArcCen1 chromosome 18, fArcCen1, whole genome shotgun sequence genome:
- the LOC115797226 gene encoding tripartite motif-containing protein 16-like, translated as MAQKGVQLDRKTFSCSICLDLLKDPVTIPCGHSYCMNCIKIHFDGEDRKGIHSCPQCRKTFTPRPVLEKNIMFTELMEQLKQTELQAAPADHCYAGPEDVACDVCTGRKLKASKSCLSCLASYCEKHLQPHYDAAPLQKHKLVAPSKKLQENICSRHDEVMKIFCRTDQQSICYLCTMDEHKGHETVPAAAERTEKQKELEVRRLNIQQRIQDREKDVTLLQQEVEAINGSADKAVEDSEKMLTELIRLIQKRSSDVKQQVRSQQETEVSRVKELQEKLEQEIAELKRKDAELEQLSHTEDQNQFLHNLPSLSALSESTHSSSINIGPLRYFEDVTAAVSETRDKLQDILREEWTNISLTVTEEDVLLSPSEPKTRAGFLKYSCEITLDPNTVNSWLLLSEGNRKVTVMKKQQSYSDHPDRFTYYWQVLSRESLTGRCYWEVEWRGGGICVSVAYKNISRAGESDECVFGYNDKSWSLGCYSNSYKFFYNKVQTVLSGPQSSRVGVYLDHRAGILSFYSISETMTLLHRVQTTFTQPLYAGLWPFCYGVSAELIKLK; from the coding sequence atggcgCAGAAAGGAGTTCAGCTGGACCGAAAAACCTTCTCTTGTTCCatctgtttggatctactgaaggatccagtgactattccctgtggacacagttactgcatgaactgtattaaaatACACTTTGATggagaggacaggaaaggaatccacagctgccctcagtgcaggAAGACTTTCACACCGAGGCCTGTCCTGGAGAAAAACATCATGTTTACAGAGTTGATGGAGCAGCTGAAGCAGACTGAACtccaagctgctccagctgatcactgctatgctggacctgaagatgtggcctgtgatgtctgcactgggaggaagctgaaagccTCCAAGTCCTGTTTATCTTGTCTGGCCTCTTACTGTGAGAAACACCTCCAACCTCACTATGATGCAGCTCCATTACagaaacacaagctggtggccccctccaagaagctccaggagaacatctgctctcgtcatgatgaggtgatgaagattttctgtcgtactgatcagcagagtatctgttatctctgcacaatggatgaacataaaggccatgaaacagtcccagctgcagcagaaaggactgagaagcagaaggagctcgaggtgagacgactaaacatccagcagagaatccaggaccgagagaaagatgtgacgctgcttcaacaggaggtggaggccatcaatggctctgctgataaagcagtggaggacagtgagaagatgttgactgagctgatccgtctgatccagaaaagaagctctgatgtgaagcagcaggtcagatcccagcaggaaactgaagtgagtcgagtcaaagagcttcaggagaagctggagcaggagatcgctgagctgaagaggaaagacgccgagctggagcagctctcacacacagaggatcaaaaccagtttctacacaacctcccctcactgtcagcactcagtgagtctacacactcatccagcatcaatattggtcctctgaggtactttgaggatgtgacagcagctgtgtcagagaccagagataaactacaggacatcctgagagaggaatggacaaacatctcactgacagtcactgaagaggatgttttactgtcaccatcagagccaaagaccagagctggattcttaaaatattcatgtgaaatcacactggatccaaacacagtAAATTCATGGCTGTTATTATCTGAGGGGAACAGAAAAGTTACAGTAATGAAAAAACAACAGTCTTattctgatcatccagacagattcacaTATTACTGGCAGGTCCTGAgtagagagagtctgactggacgttgttactgggaggtggagtggagaggggGAGGAATTTGTGTTTCAGTCGCATACAAGAATATCAGCAGAGCAGGGGAGTcagatgaatgtgtgtttggatACAATGACAAATCTTGGTCATTAGGTTGTTACTCAAACAGTTATAAATTTTTCTACAACAAAGTCCAAACTGTCCTCTCAGGTCCTCAGTcctccagagtaggagtgtacctggatcacagagcaggtattctgtctttctacagcatctctgaaaccatgactctcctccacagagtccagaccacattcactcagccgctCTATGCTGGACTTTGGCCTTTCTGTTATGGAGTCTCTGCAGAGTTGATTAAGCTGAAATAG
- the LOC115797480 gene encoding tripartite motif-containing protein 16-like, translating into MAQKGVQLGRETFSCSICLDLLKDPLTIPCGHSYCMNCIKRFWDEEEEKKKIHSCPQCRLTFTQRPVLMKNIMLTILVEQLKKTGLQAAPTDHCYAGPEDVACDVCTGRKLKASKSCLVCLASYCEKHLQPHYDAAPLKKHKLVAPSKKLQENICSRHDEVMKIFCRTDQQSICYLCTMDEHKGHETVPAAAERTEKQKELEVRRLNIQQRIQDREKDVKLLQQEVEAINGSADKAVEDSEKMYTELIRLIQKRSSDVKQQVRSQQETEVSRVKELQEKLEQEIAELKRKDAELEQLSHTEDHNQFLHNYPSLSALSESTHSSSINIGPLRYFEDVTAAVSETRDKLQDILREEWTNISLTVTEVDVLLSPPKTRAGFLKYSHEITLDPNTAHRDLLLSEGNRKVTYMKQQLFYFDHPDRFNACCQVLSRESLSGCCYWEVEWRGGDVYVAVAYKNISRACRFGFSDKSWALRCETNRYKFFYNKVQTDLSGPRSSRVGVYLDHRAGILSFYSVSETMTLLHRVQTTFTQPLYAGLLIYDDVSAELIKLK; encoded by the coding sequence atggcgCAGAAAGGAGTTCAGCTGGGACGAGAAACCTTCTCTTGTTCCatctgtttggatctactgaaggatccactgactattccctgtggacacagctactgcatgaactgtattaaaagATTCTGggacgaagaggaggagaagaagaaaatccacagctgccctcagtgTAGGCTGACGTTCACACAGAGGCCTGTCCTGATGAAAAATATCATGTTAACAATTTTAgtggagcagctgaagaagactggactccaagctgctccaactgatcactgctatgctggacctgaagatgtggcctgtgatgtctgcactgggaggaagctgaaagccTCCAAGTCCTGTTTGGTCTGTCTGGCCTCTTACTGTGAGAAACACCTCCAACCTCACTATGATGCAGCtccattaaagaaacacaagctggtggccccctccaagaagctccaggagaacatctgctctcgtcatgatgaggtgatgaagattttctgtcgtactgatcagcagagtatctgttatctctgcacaatggatgaacataaaggccatgaaacagtcccagctgcagcagaaaggactgagaagcagaaggagctcgaggtgagacgactaaacatccagcagagaatccaggaccgagagaaagatgtgaagctgcttcaacaggaggtggaggccatcaatGGCTCTGCTGATAAAGCAGTGGAGGACAGTGAGAAGATGTACACTGAGCTGATCCGtctgatccagaaaagaagctctgatgtgaagcagcaggtcagatcccagcaggaaactgaagtgagtcgagtcaaagagcttcaggagaagctggagcaggagatcgctgagctgaagaggaaagacgccgagctggagcagctctcacacacagaggatcacaaccagtttctacacaactacccctcactgtcagcactcagtgagtctacacactcatccagcatcaatattggtcctctgaggtactttgaggatgtgacagcagctgtgtcagagaccagagataaactacaggacatcctgagagaggaatggacaaacatctcactgacagtcactgaagtggatgttttactgtcaccaccaaagaccagagctggattcttaaaatattcacatgaaatcacactggatccaaacacagcacacagagaTCTGTTATTATCTGAGGGGAACAGAAAAGTAACATATATGAAACagcaactgttttattttgatcatccagacagattcaaTGCATGCTGTCAGGTCCTGAGTAGAGAGAGTCTGAGTGGAtgttgttactgggaggtggagtggagaggggGAGACGTTTATGTAGCAGTCGCATACAAGAATATCAGCAGAGCATGTAGATTTGGATTTAGTGACAAATCTTGGGCATTACGTTGTGAGACAAACAGGTATAAATTTTTCTACAACAAAGTCCAAACTGACCTCTCAGGTCCTCGGTcctccagagtaggagtgtacctggatcacagagcaggtattctgtctttctacagcgtctctgaaaccatgactctcctccacagagtccagaccacattcactcagccgctCTATGCTGGACTTTTAATTTATGATGATGTCTCTGCAGAGTTGATTAAGCTGAAATAG